The following are encoded together in the Daucus carota subsp. sativus chromosome 5, DH1 v3.0, whole genome shotgun sequence genome:
- the LOC135146725 gene encoding F-box/kelch-repeat protein SKIP30-like encodes MSSLIEGLSDDVFLMCLSRLPLSQHPGLSLVCCAWRAAVQSVELLKTRQEVNFTEDFICVSAEEPNNVWQLYDPRENLWITIPTLPSQIHHISYFSAVSVAGKLFVLGGGHNPKTLEEGDEGIFATNEVWSYEPVTKKWAICAPMVTPRIMFACGVVNGKIVVAGGFDASRNPTAKAETYDPENNVWNLMPDLNHTNDSLCHGVVVKGKMHVVHMGFPTVQKFDNEEQAWRTDICSWSDNPVVVVQDEIYVKSYHRRCYYNRNAEHKSFGFDNKFGSGMASLGNKICIFGGVEKNQTPYGLPFPNSDVTVLRFGRSGPPALGVAAPMTRCRGIILACTSMRV; translated from the coding sequence ATGTCTTCGCTGATTGAAGGTCTCTCGGATGATGTTTTTCTCATGTGCCTTTCACGTCTTCCCTTGTCCCAGCATCCGGGTCTGAGCCTGGTTTGCTGTGCCTGGCGAGCTGCTGTTCAGAGTGttgaattattaaaaactcGGCAGGAGGTCAATTTTACTGAGGATTTTATCTGTGTGTCTGCTGAGGAACCTAACAATGTATGGCAGCTTTATGATCCCCGTGAAAACCTTTGGATCACCATCCCAACTCTGCCTTCACAAATTCACCACATTTCCTACTTTTCTGCTGTTTCCGTTGCTGGAAAGCTGTTTGTTTTAGGTGGTGGCCATAATCCTAAAACCTTAGAAGAAGGCGACGAAGGAATATTTGCAACGAATGAGGTCTGGTCTTATGAGCCTGTGACCAAAAAGTGGGCAATTTGTGCGCCCATGGTCACGCCTCGTATCATGTTTGCCTGTGGTGTTGTAAATGGTAAGATAGTTGTCGCTGGCGGTTTTGATGCAAGCAGAAACCCAACAGCGAAAGCAGAAACTTATGATCCTGAAAATAATGTTTGGAATTTAATGCCTGATCTGAACCATACAAATGACAGCCTTTGCCATGGAGTGGTTGTGAAGGGAAAAATGCACGTCGTGCATATGGGATTCCCGACAGTGCAGAAATTTGACAATGAAGAGCAGGCTTGGAGAACAGACATATGTTCATGGTCAGACAATCCAGTGGTAGTGGTTCAGGATGAAATTTATGTAAAGAGCTACCATCGTCGCTGCTATTACAACAGAAATGCGGAACATAAATCATTTGGGTTCGATAATAAATTCGGGTCTGGGATGGCAAGTTTAGGCAATAAAATATGTATCTTTGGTGGAGTTGAAAAGAATCAGACCCCGTATGGGCTGCCTTTCCCGAACTCTGATGTTACTGTTTTGAGATTTGGTCGTAGCGGACCACCTGCTCTCGGTGTAGCAGCTCCGATGACTCGTTGTCGAGGAATCATACTCGCGTGTACATCGATGCGAGTGTAG